Within Chitinispirillales bacterium, the genomic segment GGCGTATTGTTTATATAAATAATTTCTTTGCCATTGGGCGTCGCCGGATTTTTCACGAACGGAAATCGCTATTTCTTTCCCGTTTCTGTCTAAAATTCTGCCTCTGCGCGGATATGCCAATTCTTTTTTTTGAGCGGAAACTTTTACGAAAACTTTTTTTTCGTTTCCGTTAACAATTTGTAAATCCCATAATTTTGTAATTAAAAATATCGATAAAAACAAAAAAAATAACAGCGAAAATTTTATAATGCCGTCTGTTTTCAAGAAATTTGAAATTTTCTCCAAATAATCGCCGACGGTCATAAACTGCTCCAGGAAGTCATAACCTGTTCGACAATGTTAAAATTATTTCCTTTTACGGAATAATTTCCGCTTCTCTCTTCAAGGGTCAAAATATTATTCGGAGCCGTTACTTTCATCTTCAGCGTGTCTTCCGCAAAAACTTTAATTTGGGCGGAATTGAACAGAGAGTTTATTTCCATTTTCAAAGATGAAATTTCTTTTTCCGCCGCGCTGATTTCATTTTTTTTGCGCTCTATTTCAATCGCGAGATTGTTGCTGATTTTTGACTGTAAAACAAGCAAAAACGCCATTATTCCAAAAATGAAACAATACCTAAAACTAATCTTCATAATCTGATCCTTTCTCCGCATCTGAGCATTGCGCTTCGCGCTCTGCGATTTATGTTTATCTCTTCTGTTTTCGGTTCTATAGGTTTTTTTGTAATAATTTTTATTTCAGGATTGTGTTTGCAGGAACACTTTGGCGTTTGCGGAGGACAGATACAATTTTTAGCGTTATCCCTTAAAAAATTTTTCACGATTCTGTCTTCAAGCGAGTGATATGAAATTACTACGATTCGTCCGCCTTCTGCAAGATATTTCAACGAATTTTCAAGCGAGATTTTCAGTTCGTCCAATTCTTTATTTACCGCTATTCTAAACGCTTGAAAGATTTTAGATAAAATCGAATTCTGCAAAAATCCGTATTCTTCGTTCAGAACATCTACCAATTGTTTTGTCGTTTCAATTTTTTGCTTTTTTCGCGCTGAAACTAATTTTCTTGCCATTCTTTGCGGATTTCTCAATTCGCCTAAATTTTTCAAAATTTCAGTCAATTCTTCTTCCCCGTAAAAATTAATAATATCCGCCGCCGTTTCTTCGTCGTTTTTATTCATTCTCATATCAAGTTTTGCGTCGTTTCTGTAACTGAATCCTCTTTCTGCGGTATCAAATTGATGCGACGATACCCCTAAATCCATTAAAAAACCGTCAACCTTTTCTATTTTTTCGTCATCCAAAACATCATGAAAACGAGAAAATGAACTATGTCTGATAATTATTTTACAGTCGGTTGAAAATTTTTTCTCTTTAGCGCGGTTTACGGCGGTCAAATCACGGTCGATACCTATTGCGGTTCCGTTTTTACTCAAATTTTGAGCGATTTTTTCAAAATGTCCGCCTCCGCCTAACGTTAAATCGCAATAAATTCCGTCTTTTTTTACATTCAAATATTCAATCGTTTCCGCAAGCATAACCGGAATGTGATAATTTTCATTCACTTTTTCTAAACTCCATAATCGCTTCATTTACTTTGTAATATTTATCGGCAAACTTTCTTTCGGCTTCGTCATAATCTGCGTTTTCATTTTCAGAACAAAACGCTTCTATATATTTACCCATTCCCAACATTATAATTTTTCCGCCGTTATATCTAATCTCCTTAATCTGCTTGCTTGGGATAGTTATTCGTCCTTGACCGTCTAAATCGGAGTCGGCCTGAGTGTCGTAAAATTCTCTGCGGTATTCGTCAAAGATTTCGGTTTCTGGAAGATTTTCATATTGCAGCGCCTTTTTTTCCCATTCGCTTTCCGGATAAATGCGTATGCGGAATTTCGGAACTCTTATACTGTGAAATTTAGAATTTTCCGGAATTAAATCACGGAATTTTGCAGGGATAGAAATTCTTCCCTTCACATCGATCGCATATTCAAATTTTCCAGTAAACCATCCGGTCATAAATTCACCACTATTACACATTTTTCCCCATTACTATATAATATAATAAATTTTTTGGTAAATTGTTAAATATTTTGCTAAAAAGTAAAAAAAAAATGATTTTTACGGGAATATTATTACTTTATAATTTTACGACGGTTTCAAATATCGTCATAAAATCTTGTCGTATTATAGGGAATTTTATTATTTCGTTGATTCCGGCTGATTTCATTTTGAATTCGTTTATAGTTGAAATATTTTTGTTTGAAAACGTAGTTATTGGAATGTCGTTTGAAGGTTCTTTTTTTATTCTTTTTATAGTAGATA encodes:
- the rsmH gene encoding 16S rRNA (cytosine(1402)-N(4))-methyltransferase RsmH; the encoded protein is MNENYHIPVMLAETIEYLNVKKDGIYCDLTLGGGGHFEKIAQNLSKNGTAIGIDRDLTAVNRAKEKKFSTDCKIIIRHSSFSRFHDVLDDEKIEKVDGFLMDLGVSSHQFDTAERGFSYRNDAKLDMRMNKNDEETAADIINFYGEEELTEILKNLGELRNPQRMARKLVSARKKQKIETTKQLVDVLNEEYGFLQNSILSKIFQAFRIAVNKELDELKISLENSLKYLAEGGRIVVISYHSLEDRIVKNFLRDNAKNCICPPQTPKCSCKHNPEIKIITKKPIEPKTEEININRRARSAMLRCGERIRL